From Heliomicrobium gestii, one genomic window encodes:
- a CDS encoding 4Fe-4S binding protein: MITIDYNICDRMKGCPPARRCPVQAITPVGGEGFFNRKVDRWEINESKCTGCGLCIRICPQNAISKKAK; encoded by the coding sequence ATGATAACGATCGATTATAACATCTGTGACCGGATGAAAGGCTGTCCGCCGGCGCGGCGTTGCCCTGTTCAGGCGATTACACCTGTTGGCGGGGAAGGATTTTTCAATCGCAAGGTGGACCGGTGGGAGATCAACGAGAGCAAATGCACCGGCTGCGGACTCTGTATCCGCATTTGCCCGCAGAACGCGATCAGCAAAAAAGCGAAATAG
- a CDS encoding magnesium transporter CorA family protein, with translation MRQVDSGGVTVRYSTDPAELPPEAQVFVRPHFRGNRLLSHDKGMLAVTLSCFQKGSAETSPLLIAWDSARIILYSKVHLPVIDRCLNAADKGEFCPSHRIVFFLLSELFDGNLRIFGTIEGELDRLEESIALRERPIPIDHLFALRKRLLALHQDTFAKRRLINKLIEHLHLQGSSNSEMLQELRDLLEDISELSYEIQGLRESLQGLLELRLSLQGQRANQIMQKLTVVTSIFLPLTFIVGVYGMNFEVMPELRWPYGYYAVLAIMAVIAGWLMVYFRRKRWF, from the coding sequence TTGCGACAGGTCGATTCCGGTGGCGTCACTGTGCGTTACTCCACCGATCCGGCGGAATTGCCGCCGGAGGCGCAGGTTTTTGTGCGTCCTCATTTCCGGGGCAATCGCCTGCTTTCCCACGACAAGGGAATGCTGGCAGTGACCCTATCCTGTTTTCAAAAAGGCAGCGCCGAAACATCGCCTCTCTTGATCGCCTGGGACAGCGCCCGGATCATCCTCTATTCGAAGGTTCATCTTCCCGTTATCGACCGGTGCCTGAATGCAGCCGATAAAGGAGAATTTTGCCCCTCTCACCGCATCGTCTTCTTTTTGCTGTCCGAATTGTTTGATGGGAACCTCCGGATTTTCGGAACGATCGAAGGGGAGTTAGACCGGTTGGAGGAGAGCATCGCTCTTCGGGAACGGCCGATCCCCATCGATCATCTCTTTGCCTTGCGTAAACGCCTGTTGGCCCTGCACCAGGACACCTTTGCGAAGCGACGGTTGATCAACAAGCTGATTGAGCATCTGCACCTGCAAGGTTCGAGCAACTCCGAAATGCTCCAGGAGTTACGGGACCTCTTAGAAGATATTAGCGAACTGTCCTACGAGATTCAAGGTCTGCGCGAGTCCTTGCAAGGCCTGCTGGAACTGCGACTATCCCTCCAGGGTCAGCGGGCCAACCAGATCATGCAAAAGTTGACGGTCGTGACCTCCATCTTTTTGCCGCTCACCTTTATCGTCGGCGTCTATGGCATGAACTTCGAGGTCATGCCAGAACTGAGATGGCCCTACGGTTACTACGCCGTATTGGCGATCATGGCCGTGATCGCCGGTTGGTTGATGGTCTACTTCCGTCGCAAACGCTGGTTTTAA
- a CDS encoding D-2-hydroxyacid dehydrogenase — MKILTTMPFPEWHRERLERTYPGVLWRICRSTSEALEFLPSADALVTYGDGLTAEVLRRAPKLRWIQSFAGGLEHIPFDVLKEREITLTNAKGVHAVQAAEHTLGVMLAFARQLPFFVRMQEQARWEDHVKLDEIHQKTVCIVGLGAMGLEIAARALAFGMRVTGVNSDGRTVEGVHKAYPRDQIELAIAEADFIVLAMPLTAASERRFGAYEFSLMKRSAILINIARGKVIDEPALVHALGEGQIAGAALDVFVDEPLPEESPLWKMNNVLITPHVAGRSPRYLDRALEIFETNLEAFMAEKPLPLNVVDLEKGY, encoded by the coding sequence ATGAAGATCCTCACAACGATGCCTTTTCCCGAATGGCACCGCGAACGTCTGGAAAGAACATACCCTGGCGTCCTTTGGCGGATTTGCCGATCCACCAGCGAGGCCCTTGAATTTCTGCCCAGCGCAGACGCCCTTGTCACCTATGGCGACGGCTTGACGGCGGAGGTGCTGCGGCGGGCGCCGAAACTGCGGTGGATTCAATCCTTTGCCGGCGGTTTAGAGCACATCCCCTTTGATGTGCTGAAAGAGCGGGAGATCACGCTGACCAACGCTAAGGGTGTTCATGCCGTTCAGGCGGCGGAACACACCCTCGGCGTCATGCTGGCCTTTGCCCGGCAGTTGCCCTTCTTCGTCCGCATGCAGGAGCAAGCTCGTTGGGAAGACCATGTGAAGCTCGATGAGATCCATCAGAAGACGGTCTGCATCGTCGGTCTCGGCGCGATGGGCTTGGAAATCGCTGCTCGCGCGCTTGCATTTGGGATGCGTGTCACCGGGGTGAACAGCGACGGGCGGACCGTCGAGGGGGTCCATAAGGCCTACCCTCGCGATCAGATCGAACTGGCCATCGCCGAGGCTGATTTCATCGTTTTGGCGATGCCCCTCACCGCCGCATCGGAACGGCGCTTCGGCGCCTACGAGTTCTCCTTGATGAAGCGCTCGGCCATCTTGATCAACATCGCTCGGGGCAAGGTGATCGATGAGCCGGCCCTAGTCCATGCGCTGGGAGAGGGCCAAATCGCCGGCGCCGCCTTGGATGTTTTTGTGGATGAACCTCTTCCCGAGGAGAGTCCCTTATGGAAGATGAACAACGTGCTCATCACGCCGCATGTGGCCGGACGGTCCCCGCGCTACCTTGACCGAGCGTTGGAAATCTTTGAAACCAACCTGGAGGCCTTTATGGCAGAGAAACCGCTGCCCTTGAATGTCGTTGATCTGGAAAAAGGGTATTGA
- the nth gene encoding endonuclease III, producing the protein MDRHSQILATLADMYPDARCALHFRNPFELLIATMLAAQATDKSVNLVTPALFAKAPTPEAMLLLSQEELEDLIKSIGLYRNKARNIRAACRLLVEKHGGQTPNCRELLEELPGVGRKTASVVLAEAFQEPAIAVDTHVFRVSNRLGLAQAADVVKTEQELMSNIPRELWAKAHHWLIFHGRQVCHARKPACRDCRLAEQCREYTGVNVETGEETE; encoded by the coding sequence CTGGACAGGCATTCACAGATCCTCGCCACACTCGCCGACATGTATCCAGACGCCCGTTGCGCTTTACACTTCCGCAATCCCTTCGAACTGCTGATCGCCACCATGCTGGCCGCTCAGGCAACGGACAAGTCTGTCAACCTGGTCACCCCGGCGCTTTTCGCCAAAGCCCCCACGCCTGAGGCGATGCTCCTGCTGAGCCAGGAGGAGTTGGAGGACCTGATTAAAAGCATCGGTCTTTATCGTAACAAAGCCCGCAACATCCGAGCGGCCTGCCGGTTGCTGGTGGAAAAACACGGCGGGCAGACGCCCAACTGCCGGGAACTGCTGGAGGAACTGCCTGGCGTCGGAAGAAAAACAGCCTCTGTGGTGTTGGCCGAAGCTTTTCAGGAACCGGCCATCGCTGTGGACACCCATGTCTTTCGGGTGTCGAACCGCCTTGGATTGGCCCAGGCGGCCGATGTCGTCAAAACGGAGCAGGAACTGATGAGCAATATCCCCCGGGAGCTCTGGGCAAAGGCCCATCACTGGCTGATTTTTCATGGACGCCAGGTTTGCCATGCCCGCAAGCCGGCCTGCAGGGACTGCCGGTTGGCTGAACAATGCCGGGAATATACAGGGGTAAACGTCGAGACAGGGGAGGAAACGGAATGA
- a CDS encoding carbohydrate-binding protein → MNRMHQQQAYGQGYQAKTMASGMVNPTVKIRPLLGDGRDVTIVYDGILSKSGAQQVYLHAGYGKNWRNVYDHRMEATGSGWQCTINMEQDDLLFCFKDSANNWDNNSGKNWSYQSRGINPPH, encoded by the coding sequence ATGAACAGAATGCATCAGCAACAGGCCTATGGTCAAGGCTATCAAGCCAAAACGATGGCGTCAGGCATGGTCAATCCAACGGTTAAAATTCGACCTTTGCTGGGAGATGGCCGCGATGTGACGATCGTCTACGACGGGATCCTGAGCAAATCGGGCGCGCAGCAGGTCTACCTCCACGCCGGATATGGGAAAAACTGGCGAAACGTCTATGATCACCGGATGGAGGCCACAGGTTCCGGTTGGCAGTGCACGATCAACATGGAGCAGGATGATTTGCTCTTCTGCTTCAAAGATTCGGCCAACAACTGGGACAACAACAGCGGCAAGAACTGGAGCTATCAGTCCCGGGGCATCAACCCGCCCCATTAA
- a CDS encoding DUF523 domain-containing protein, which yields MILVSSCLLGIRAKYDGSQNTVEALLDLCRQGLVVPVCPEQLGGFSTPRPPVELRGEGGGEAVLNGQAIAVNENGVDITEGFIEGARQTLRVARLFGATAAILKERSPSCGVHLIYDGAFAGNRIEGQGVAAALLRREGIPIYSEEDLTEELLEKLAKEASAPFARRSLPTDHASTV from the coding sequence ATGATTCTCGTCAGTTCCTGCCTGCTTGGCATCCGAGCCAAGTATGACGGTTCCCAAAATACGGTGGAAGCGCTCCTCGACTTATGTCGTCAGGGCCTTGTCGTTCCTGTCTGTCCGGAGCAGTTGGGCGGTTTTTCCACCCCTCGTCCCCCTGTTGAACTTCGTGGCGAGGGGGGCGGAGAGGCCGTGTTGAACGGACAGGCGATCGCTGTGAACGAAAATGGCGTCGACATCACCGAAGGATTTATCGAAGGGGCTCGACAGACGCTCCGCGTGGCCCGCCTCTTTGGGGCGACGGCCGCCATTCTCAAGGAACGGAGCCCCTCCTGCGGTGTGCACCTCATCTATGACGGCGCTTTCGCCGGAAACCGGATCGAAGGGCAGGGCGTTGCGGCGGCGCTTTTGCGCCGGGAGGGGATTCCCATTTATTCGGAGGAGGACCTTACGGAAGAACTGCTGGAAAAGTTGGCGAAGGAGGCTTCGGCGCCTTTCGCGAGGCGCTCGCTTCCGACGGACCATGCATCAACGGTGTAA
- a CDS encoding heavy metal translocating P-type ATPase, whose product MATHCNGGCSCSCGSDGALSEKNAQRERTAEHIAHAEAATAVASANLTTTAITPADETLPAQEQVLRYYIDGLDCADCAAKAEKILARQAGVRWVHVDFGAGALTLSPVEPAFSLSAIQSIVTSLGYRLRLPEGSSLSAGQGAGPATGADAGGQSTWRRLNLRAAGPYLSGLGLATGLLFDQLALSALSPLVYTLAIIAGGWPIARAAWTAIKNLTLDMNVLMTLAVAGAIAIHEWSEATAVVFLFSLGAALQASTLDKTRRSIRSLLSLTPAVATVTRDGIESILPVEEVVPGDVIIVRPGDRIPLDGQVLRGASSVNQAPVTGESTPVEKEPGDGVFAGTVNENGLLEIKVTRPASDSAVARIIRLVEEAQSRRAPSQQFVDRFAAIYTPVVIALAALVAIVPPLFGASWQAWFYRALELLVVSCPCALVISTPVAIVAAIGNGAKRGVLIKGGAYLEELGRIDTIAFDKTGTLTLGRPEVARFLNLATSAQGSDKELLAIAWGLERRSSHPLAAAIVRFAEEQGLAPSAASALEAYVALPGAGVSGVINGVRYALTAPGRSPLASALPETILTQIDAWQREGYTVCLLTDEERPLGLFALSDGSRPESRPILTRLREAGVRRIAMLTGDNGQTARRIAAELAVDDVRADLLPAEKAEIVHSLKSPDRRVAMVGDGINDAPALAAAHLGIAMGGYGADMAVETADVILVSGTLEQLPFAIRLGRSALTIIRQNIIFALIVKTVALLLILPNWLNLWLAVLSDTGAALVVIINAARLLSLRPDQAKEQG is encoded by the coding sequence ATGGCAACTCATTGCAATGGAGGGTGCTCTTGTTCCTGTGGTAGTGATGGCGCCCTCTCGGAAAAGAACGCGCAGAGGGAACGGACGGCTGAACACATCGCTCACGCCGAAGCGGCAACGGCAGTTGCGTCGGCAAACCTTACGACGACGGCCATTACGCCGGCTGATGAGACGTTGCCGGCCCAGGAACAGGTTCTCCGTTACTACATCGACGGACTCGATTGCGCCGACTGCGCCGCCAAAGCGGAAAAAATCCTCGCCCGACAGGCAGGCGTGCGCTGGGTCCATGTCGATTTTGGGGCCGGCGCGTTAACGCTCTCTCCCGTTGAACCGGCTTTCTCCCTGTCTGCCATCCAGTCGATCGTCACCAGCCTCGGCTACCGCCTGCGCCTACCCGAGGGAAGCAGCCTTTCGGCCGGACAAGGAGCGGGACCGGCGACAGGAGCGGACGCGGGGGGACAATCAACCTGGCGCCGCCTGAATCTGCGCGCCGCCGGGCCCTACCTCTCTGGACTGGGTCTGGCGACAGGACTCCTCTTCGACCAGTTGGCGCTCTCGGCGCTCTCACCCCTCGTCTACACCTTGGCCATCATCGCCGGGGGTTGGCCCATCGCCCGCGCCGCTTGGACAGCCATCAAAAATCTCACCCTCGATATGAACGTGCTGATGACCTTGGCTGTCGCCGGCGCCATCGCCATCCACGAATGGTCGGAAGCGACAGCGGTGGTCTTCCTCTTCAGTTTGGGGGCGGCTCTGCAGGCGTCGACGCTGGACAAAACGCGCCGATCCATCCGTTCGCTCCTCTCCCTCACACCGGCTGTCGCCACCGTCACCCGCGATGGCATCGAATCGATCCTGCCGGTGGAAGAGGTCGTCCCCGGCGACGTGATCATCGTCCGCCCCGGCGACCGGATCCCCCTTGACGGGCAGGTGCTGCGCGGCGCCTCATCGGTCAACCAAGCGCCGGTGACCGGCGAATCGACACCGGTGGAAAAAGAACCGGGCGACGGTGTCTTCGCCGGGACGGTCAATGAGAACGGCCTGCTGGAAATCAAGGTCACCCGTCCGGCCTCAGACAGCGCCGTCGCCCGCATCATCCGCCTCGTCGAGGAGGCCCAGTCGCGCCGCGCTCCCTCCCAGCAGTTTGTGGACCGCTTTGCCGCGATCTACACCCCTGTTGTGATCGCCCTCGCCGCCCTTGTGGCGATTGTGCCGCCCCTCTTCGGGGCGTCCTGGCAAGCGTGGTTTTATCGCGCCCTGGAACTGCTCGTCGTATCCTGTCCCTGCGCTTTGGTGATCTCCACACCGGTGGCCATCGTCGCCGCCATCGGCAACGGCGCCAAGCGGGGCGTCCTGATCAAAGGCGGCGCATACCTGGAAGAACTGGGCCGGATCGACACGATCGCCTTTGACAAGACGGGCACGCTGACCCTCGGCCGCCCCGAAGTGGCGCGCTTTCTCAATCTCGCAACGTCCGCTCAGGGCAGTGACAAGGAACTGCTCGCCATCGCCTGGGGACTGGAACGGCGTTCCTCTCACCCGCTGGCGGCGGCCATCGTTCGATTCGCCGAAGAACAGGGCCTGGCCCCCTCGGCCGCATCCGCCCTGGAGGCCTATGTCGCCCTGCCGGGCGCCGGCGTAAGCGGCGTCATCAACGGTGTCCGCTACGCGCTCACAGCGCCCGGTCGCAGCCCCCTGGCGTCAGCCCTTCCCGAAACTATTCTTACGCAGATCGACGCTTGGCAGCGCGAAGGCTATACGGTCTGCCTGCTCACCGACGAAGAGCGACCGTTGGGCCTATTCGCCCTCTCCGACGGCAGCCGGCCGGAAAGCCGCCCCATCTTGACCCGCCTGAGAGAGGCCGGTGTCCGCCGCATCGCCATGCTTACCGGCGATAACGGTCAAACGGCCCGCCGGATCGCCGCTGAACTGGCTGTCGACGATGTGCGCGCCGATCTGTTGCCAGCCGAAAAAGCCGAGATCGTGCACTCGCTGAAATCCCCCGATCGCCGCGTCGCCATGGTGGGCGACGGGATCAATGACGCGCCGGCGCTGGCGGCTGCCCACCTTGGCATCGCCATGGGGGGCTATGGCGCCGACATGGCTGTGGAAACGGCCGATGTGATCCTGGTCAGCGGAACACTGGAGCAACTCCCCTTTGCCATCCGTCTCGGGCGCTCTGCCCTGACGATCATCCGGCAAAACATCATCTTCGCCCTCATCGTCAAGACCGTGGCGCTGCTGTTGATCCTCCCCAACTGGCTGAACCTGTGGCTCGCTGTGTTAAGCGACACCGGCGCGGCGCTCGTCGTCATCATTAACGCCGCCCGTTTGCTCAGCCTTCGCCCAGATCAGGCGAAAGAACAAGGGTAA
- the gluQRS gene encoding tRNA glutamyl-Q(34) synthetase GluQRS, producing MHLSLHRPFSSARPVSATPVGRYAPSPTGQLHLGNARTALLAWLQIRRLGGLFILRMEDLDPSRSIPAYARQIIDDLRWLGLDWDEGPDVGGPCGPYEQSRRQGFYDAVVARFQGEGRIFPCACSRKDLAELARAPHGLHEEGPPYPGICRKLSPEAWEAKLRKKGQCAYRFHVPAGILSFTDAVAGPVSQNVGETVGDFVVRRADGVTAYQLAVVVDDALMGVTHVLRGDDLLTSTPRQILLYQALGLPVPAYCHVPLVLGPDGARLSKRHGDTAIAALREQGISPQKVVGFLAATSGLLPLPEPVHLQELIPHFSEAKLPRQPFRICEGALADLGLSTKKNH from the coding sequence ATGCATCTGTCCCTTCATCGCCCCTTTTCTTCTGCTCGTCCTGTTTCTGCGACGCCGGTCGGTCGCTACGCGCCCAGCCCGACGGGCCAACTGCATCTGGGCAACGCCAGGACGGCCCTTCTGGCCTGGCTGCAGATCCGCCGGCTCGGCGGTCTTTTTATCTTGCGCATGGAGGACCTGGATCCCTCTCGCTCCATCCCGGCCTATGCCCGCCAGATTATCGACGATCTGCGCTGGCTGGGCCTGGATTGGGACGAGGGCCCTGACGTGGGCGGCCCCTGCGGTCCCTATGAACAAAGCCGCCGGCAAGGGTTTTACGACGCCGTCGTTGCGCGCTTTCAAGGGGAAGGGCGGATCTTTCCCTGCGCCTGCAGCCGCAAGGACCTGGCCGAACTGGCCCGGGCTCCCCATGGCCTGCACGAAGAAGGCCCTCCCTACCCGGGAATCTGTCGCAAGCTGAGCCCGGAAGCCTGGGAGGCCAAGCTGCGCAAGAAAGGCCAATGCGCCTACCGCTTCCACGTCCCTGCAGGCATCCTGTCCTTCACCGACGCGGTGGCCGGCCCTGTCTCCCAGAACGTGGGTGAGACGGTGGGCGATTTTGTCGTCCGTCGCGCCGACGGCGTCACCGCCTACCAGTTGGCCGTCGTCGTCGATGACGCTCTCATGGGCGTCACCCATGTGCTGCGCGGGGACGATCTGCTCACCTCGACACCCCGCCAGATCCTGCTCTATCAGGCCTTGGGCCTACCAGTCCCGGCCTACTGTCATGTTCCCCTCGTCCTCGGTCCCGACGGCGCGCGCCTGTCGAAACGGCACGGCGATACCGCCATTGCAGCCCTCCGGGAACAGGGGATTTCGCCGCAGAAGGTCGTCGGCTTCCTGGCCGCGACGTCCGGCCTGCTGCCGCTGCCTGAACCGGTTCACCTGCAGGAGTTGATTCCTCACTTTTCTGAAGCAAAACTCCCCCGGCAGCCCTTCCGCATCTGCGAAGGGGCGCTGGCCGATTTGGGACTCTCCACCAAAAAAAACCATTGA
- a CDS encoding S8 family serine peptidase, producing the protein MGTIPAFYESDAAVSPWHIEAAGVAEHWKQSRGAGIVVAVIDTGIDPRHPDFSGRIVEMRTFEGGSVNDENGHGTHVAGIVAGARTGLAPEARLVSLKVGDSKGRVDTEAAKEALRYVREFNGQRDPADRIRYVNCSFGSPAIDLELWVVIKELVKSGVSIFVSAGNSGDGSADTWEPNFPGFFPEVICLGACQQDFQPAKFSSSYDGVDFMAFGVDVYSCWPGGGYKALSGTSMASPMALGMCLLLEAAFGRPMTDDERYAALMRYARPTSGNPLMVGHGVLDYRQSPRFATEITMTVGSSEFLVNGQQQQMEGVPQIIADRLYVPVRYVAEAFGATVRWDGEKGQARFYR; encoded by the coding sequence ATGGGCACGATCCCAGCCTTTTACGAATCTGACGCTGCTGTTTCTCCCTGGCACATCGAGGCAGCGGGGGTGGCGGAGCATTGGAAACAATCCCGCGGCGCCGGGATTGTCGTCGCCGTGATCGACACCGGTATTGATCCCCGGCACCCCGATTTCTCTGGTCGCATTGTCGAAATGCGGACCTTTGAGGGCGGATCCGTCAATGATGAAAACGGTCACGGCACCCATGTCGCCGGCATCGTCGCGGGCGCGCGGACCGGCTTGGCGCCGGAAGCTCGCCTGGTGTCGTTAAAAGTGGGCGACAGCAAAGGCCGCGTCGACACGGAAGCGGCCAAAGAGGCGCTGCGCTATGTAAGGGAGTTTAACGGCCAACGAGATCCGGCAGACCGGATTCGCTATGTCAATTGCTCCTTTGGTTCACCTGCCATCGATCTGGAACTGTGGGTGGTGATCAAAGAGCTCGTCAAATCGGGTGTCTCCATCTTTGTTTCGGCGGGAAACAGCGGCGACGGCAGCGCCGATACATGGGAACCGAATTTTCCCGGCTTTTTCCCGGAGGTGATCTGCCTGGGCGCCTGCCAGCAGGATTTTCAACCGGCCAAGTTTTCCTCCAGCTATGATGGTGTCGATTTTATGGCCTTCGGCGTCGATGTCTACTCCTGTTGGCCCGGAGGCGGCTACAAGGCCTTGTCTGGCACTTCCATGGCGTCCCCGATGGCGCTCGGCATGTGCCTGCTCCTTGAAGCGGCCTTTGGACGCCCGATGACCGATGATGAACGCTACGCGGCGCTAATGCGCTATGCGCGGCCGACAAGCGGCAATCCGCTGATGGTTGGCCACGGCGTTCTCGATTATCGACAATCGCCCCGTTTTGCCACCGAGATCACCATGACAGTGGGTTCAAGCGAGTTTCTTGTCAACGGTCAGCAACAGCAGATGGAGGGCGTTCCTCAGATCATCGCCGATCGGTTGTACGTTCCTGTCCGTTATGTGGCGGAAGCCTTCGGCGCCACCGTCCGTTGGGATGGCGAAAAAGGGCAGGCCCGTTTCTACCGGTAA
- a CDS encoding MBL fold metallo-hydrolase — translation MKRLSWGFGLATVLAALLLLFAPDYPPTLRVLVRNLRYELSHPMLDASQQLTLPLGSADDILFGWVGHSTWIIEFQGVRLLTDPIFTDRVALLRRRVAPAIDPKGIVDLDGVLVTHAHVDHLDPRSLRRLPKGTPLLLPEGDERPVSGVPLPLVPMSGYGAYRLKDVQVTAFASNHGGHRQSQPTSRETLLYLLQKNNCSIAFFGDTAFAPALAEAVRTACPGGVNAAFIPIGCYVPETFHSDHATPEEMLQMALAMGARTIIPMHYETFILSEEPIDEPLQRLMAAAKEAGVADRLQVAPIGGVIRLHR, via the coding sequence ATGAAACGCCTGTCTTGGGGATTTGGGCTGGCGACGGTTTTGGCGGCCCTCTTGCTGTTGTTCGCGCCCGATTATCCGCCGACTCTGCGGGTTCTCGTCCGCAACTTGCGGTACGAATTGTCCCATCCGATGCTTGACGCGTCTCAGCAACTCACGCTCCCCCTGGGGAGCGCCGATGACATCCTTTTTGGCTGGGTCGGCCATTCAACGTGGATCATCGAGTTTCAAGGCGTCCGGCTGCTCACCGATCCGATCTTTACCGATCGCGTCGCCCTCCTGCGGAGGCGAGTCGCCCCAGCGATCGATCCCAAGGGGATCGTTGATCTCGACGGTGTCTTGGTCACTCACGCCCATGTCGATCACCTCGATCCCAGAAGCCTGCGCAGGCTTCCCAAAGGAACACCGTTGTTACTGCCGGAAGGCGACGAACGTCCCGTCTCCGGCGTCCCGCTCCCGCTGGTGCCGATGAGCGGTTATGGCGCCTATCGTTTAAAAGATGTGCAGGTCACCGCCTTTGCCTCCAACCATGGGGGACACCGCCAATCGCAACCCACTTCACGGGAGACCCTCCTGTACTTATTGCAGAAAAACAACTGCAGCATTGCTTTTTTCGGCGATACGGCCTTTGCCCCCGCCCTGGCCGAGGCGGTGCGAACAGCCTGCCCTGGCGGGGTGAACGCAGCCTTTATCCCCATCGGCTGCTACGTTCCGGAGACCTTCCACAGCGATCACGCCACACCGGAGGAGATGTTGCAGATGGCCCTCGCCATGGGCGCCCGCACAATCATCCCCATGCACTACGAGACCTTCATTCTCTCCGAAGAACCGATCGACGAGCCGCTGCAGCGACTGATGGCAGCCGCCAAGGAGGCTGGTGTCGCCGACCGCCTCCAGGTGGCGCCGATCGGCGGTGTGATTCGCTTACACCGTTGA